In Desulfobulbaceae bacterium, one DNA window encodes the following:
- a CDS encoding GTP cyclohydrolase I FolE2, translating to MKDIQNQPDFRRINIRKVGVKNISYPITVRDKAKTTQKTVATFNMYVSLPHQFKGTHMSRFVEILNRFHGEINLTNFHRILSKMKERLQAEEAHIEIEFPYFLKKSQPQSITTVE from the coding sequence ATGAAAGATATTCAGAACCAGCCCGACTTCCGACGAATTAACATCCGTAAGGTCGGCGTCAAAAATATCTCCTATCCCATCACGGTTCGTGATAAAGCGAAAACAACCCAGAAAACTGTCGCCACCTTTAATATGTACGTCAGTCTGCCCCATCAATTTAAGGGGACGCACATGAGCCGTTTCGTAGAAATCCTTAATCGCTTCCATGGCGAGATTAACCTGACGAACTTTCACCGTATTCTGTCCAAGATGAAAGAAAGGCTTCAGGCGGAAGAAGCTCATATCGAGATTGAATTTCCCTATTTTTTAAAAAAATCACAACCACAATCGATTACCACCGTCGAGTAA
- a CDS encoding response regulator: MKNILLVDDEDSIHLLYREELEEEGYSVASAFTGKEALAKLAEASFDLVILDINMPGMSGLEALRKIKEVNPALPVILSSAYQEFKQDLASWCSDDYLVKSADLSELKAAVRRHLS, translated from the coding sequence ATGAAAAACATATTGCTAGTTGACGATGAAGACTCTATCCACTTGCTTTACCGGGAAGAACTTGAAGAAGAGGGATATAGTGTCGCTTCTGCATTTACCGGCAAGGAAGCACTTGCCAAGTTGGCCGAAGCTTCTTTTGATCTGGTGATCCTTGACATCAACATGCCGGGGATGAGCGGACTAGAAGCCTTGCGCAAAATAAAAGAGGTCAACCCGGCACTGCCCGTCATACTTAGCTCGGCGTATCAAGAGTTCAAGCAGGATCTTGCCTCCTGGTGTTCCGACGATTACCTGGTTAAATCGGCAGACCTCAGTGAGCTCAAGGCCGCAGTACGGCGCCATCTGTCATAG
- the galT gene encoding galactose-1-phosphate uridylyltransferase yields the protein MPELRKDPILGRWIIISKERGKRPTDFIVEKSTTKAGFCPLCPGNEKTTPPEVLSYGHPGHASNSPGWTLRVVPNKYPALVIEGDLDKVGEGLYDKMNGIGAHEVIVESPNHEESFADLSLESMTQVLFAYRDRIIDLAHDSRFRYVMVFKNHGKAAGASLEHSHSQLVALPILPRMIVSELDGSMAYYRYKERCIFCDIIHQELRETTRIVCENEQFLVITPFAPRSPFEMWVLPKQHGSSYISMQEHSCTLLAKVFSECLRRLNACIPNAPYNFVLHTAPLRSHPLEHFHWHFEIVPKLTQIAGFEWGSGFYINPTPPEEAAKYLREADI from the coding sequence ATGCCAGAACTCCGCAAAGACCCAATCCTTGGTCGTTGGATTATAATCTCCAAGGAACGAGGAAAAAGACCAACAGATTTTATTGTTGAAAAAAGCACTACTAAAGCGGGATTTTGTCCACTTTGCCCTGGCAATGAAAAAACAACCCCTCCCGAAGTTCTGAGTTACGGCCACCCTGGTCATGCCTCAAACTCTCCGGGCTGGACGTTGCGAGTAGTTCCTAACAAATACCCGGCCCTCGTTATTGAAGGTGACCTTGATAAGGTTGGTGAGGGCCTTTACGATAAGATGAACGGTATTGGGGCTCACGAAGTTATCGTTGAGTCTCCTAACCACGAAGAAAGTTTTGCGGATCTATCCCTGGAGAGTATGACCCAGGTGCTTTTTGCCTATCGTGACCGGATCATCGACCTTGCCCATGACTCACGTTTTCGCTATGTAATGGTCTTCAAAAATCATGGCAAGGCTGCCGGAGCCTCGCTTGAGCACTCCCACTCGCAGCTGGTCGCCCTGCCAATTCTGCCTCGCATGATCGTTTCTGAACTCGATGGCAGCATGGCCTATTATCGTTACAAAGAACGATGTATTTTTTGTGACATCATTCACCAGGAGCTCAGAGAAACGACTCGTATTGTCTGTGAAAACGAGCAGTTTCTGGTGATCACCCCCTTTGCACCACGATCGCCCTTCGAAATGTGGGTACTGCCCAAGCAACATGGCTCTTCATATATTTCCATGCAAGAACATTCGTGCACCCTCCTGGCCAAAGTTTTCTCCGAGTGCCTTAGACGCCTGAATGCTTGTATTCCTAATGCGCCATATAATTTTGTCCTCCATACGGCACCACTCCGGTCTCACCCGCTGGAACATTTCCATTGGCATTTTGAGATTGTACCCAAATTAACCCAGATTGCCGGCTTCGAGTGGGGATCAGGATTTTACATAAATCCTACTCCACCAGAGGAAGCTGCCAAATATTTAAGGGAAGCAGATATTTAA
- the dksA gene encoding RNA polymerase-binding protein DksA — protein sequence MNQEKLTYFRKKLEADAESLLSEADKTLSEMTDQNENYPDPTDRASAESDRNFELRLRDRERKLLVKIKSAISRIDDESYGICEDCGDDISAERLEARPVTTLCIACKTKQENHEKTHAG from the coding sequence ATGAACCAGGAAAAACTTACTTATTTCAGAAAAAAACTTGAGGCGGACGCTGAGAGTCTGCTTTCAGAAGCTGACAAAACTCTATCTGAGATGACCGATCAGAACGAGAACTACCCCGACCCAACTGATCGGGCTTCTGCTGAGTCCGATCGAAACTTCGAGCTCAGACTTCGGGACAGAGAGCGAAAGCTGCTCGTTAAAATCAAATCTGCAATCTCCAGAATTGACGATGAGTCCTATGGGATTTGTGAAGATTGCGGTGACGACATCTCGGCCGAACGACTTGAAGCGAGACCTGTTACAACATTGTGCATTGCCTGCAAAACAAAACAGGAAAACCATGAAAAAACACATGCGGGCTAA
- the moaC gene encoding cyclic pyranopterin monophosphate synthase MoaC — MTKRSLTHFNQSGNAIMVDVSAKKTTSREAMATDTIFLSREGLLLVQEGRVVKGDVLGVARLAGIMAAKKVDQLIPLTHPLNITKAEVDFSFDEEKTAINIWATVAITGQTGVEMEALTAVSIAALTIYDMCKSVDKYMTIGNIQLEKKTGGKSGTFIRTK, encoded by the coding sequence ATGACCAAGCGCTCGTTGACACATTTCAATCAGTCTGGAAATGCTATAATGGTCGATGTTTCGGCCAAAAAGACCACCTCCAGAGAGGCTATGGCGACGGACACCATTTTCTTGTCCCGAGAAGGGCTCCTTCTTGTGCAGGAAGGCCGGGTAGTTAAGGGTGATGTATTAGGGGTTGCCAGGCTTGCCGGGATAATGGCAGCAAAAAAAGTTGACCAGCTTATCCCATTAACACATCCGCTTAACATCACTAAGGCGGAAGTTGATTTTAGTTTTGACGAAGAAAAAACGGCTATCAACATCTGGGCGACGGTTGCCATTACTGGTCAAACAGGGGTTGAGATGGAGGCGCTAACCGCAGTTTCCATTGCCGCACTTACAATATATGACATGTGCAAATCCGTCGATAAGTACATGACTATTGGCAATATTCAGCTCGAAAAAAAAACCGGTGGAAAAAGCGGGACATTTATCCGCACAAAATGA
- the dnaJ gene encoding molecular chaperone DnaJ produces the protein MDYYKTLGVSSSASADEIKKSYRKMAMKFHPDRNQGDKEAEEKFKSAAEAYEVLGDPKKRQIYDQYGIEGLKNTGYRGPGNAEDIFSSFGDIFEDLFGFGGGGSSQRRRSGPTQGSDLRYDLSISFMEAVHGANKEIEITKPDTCWTCEGTGMRPGYQAQTCSSCNGRGQVMRSQGFFRLNTTCPECQGAGEVITDPCQDCNGKGLINKKKKVSLKIPAGVDTGSRMRLTGEGQGGRKGAPAGDLYVILHADKHDFFERDGEDIYCRLPISFVQAALGTKIDIHTIHGTKTISIKKGTQTGDTLKLDSEGVPSLRGHGRGDMIIVYKVHTPTNLNKKQEELLREFAEAGGDSTGEEKEGFFQKLFHG, from the coding sequence ATGGATTACTACAAAACACTTGGAGTTTCTTCATCGGCGTCTGCCGATGAGATCAAAAAAAGCTATCGCAAGATGGCAATGAAATTTCATCCCGATAGAAATCAGGGCGACAAAGAGGCTGAGGAAAAGTTTAAATCAGCGGCAGAGGCCTATGAAGTTCTAGGTGACCCGAAGAAAAGACAGATTTACGATCAATACGGCATCGAAGGTCTCAAGAACACCGGTTATCGTGGCCCTGGTAACGCCGAGGACATCTTTTCCAGTTTCGGAGATATATTTGAGGATCTGTTCGGTTTTGGCGGAGGAGGCTCTTCTCAGCGCCGCCGAAGCGGCCCGACACAAGGCAGCGATCTACGCTATGACCTGAGCATCTCCTTTATGGAGGCCGTCCATGGGGCAAACAAAGAGATCGAAATAACCAAGCCCGACACCTGCTGGACCTGCGAGGGAACTGGAATGCGGCCTGGATACCAGGCACAAACCTGCTCATCCTGCAACGGTCGTGGTCAGGTTATGCGCTCACAGGGATTTTTCCGGCTGAATACAACTTGCCCGGAATGCCAGGGTGCCGGTGAGGTTATTACCGATCCCTGCCAGGACTGCAACGGCAAGGGCCTTATTAACAAGAAGAAAAAAGTATCGCTGAAAATTCCAGCCGGAGTTGACACAGGCTCCAGAATGCGGCTTACCGGCGAAGGCCAGGGTGGACGAAAAGGCGCACCCGCTGGGGATCTATACGTTATTCTCCACGCTGACAAACATGATTTTTTTGAGCGCGACGGAGAGGATATTTACTGTCGATTGCCAATCTCCTTTGTGCAGGCCGCCCTTGGCACAAAAATTGACATCCATACCATTCACGGCACAAAAACTATCTCCATTAAAAAAGGCACCCAGACCGGTGACACCCTGAAACTTGACTCCGAAGGTGTCCCAAGTCTACGCGGTCATGGCCGTGGAGACATGATCATTGTTTATAAGGTACACACACCAACCAACTTGAACAAAAAGCAGGAAGAGTTGTTGCGCGAATTTGCAGAAGCTGGCGGTGACTCTACCGGCGAAGAAAAGGAAGGATTTTTTCAGAAACTTTTCCACGGCTAG
- a CDS encoding DNA-directed RNA polymerase subunit omega encodes MARITVEDCLKEIGSENRFALIHLAIARLKQHRNGLPFLVEGKNKEVVMTLREIAAGKVTVENIRSFEKILHEEDKAENTQPEAATV; translated from the coding sequence ATGGCCAGAATTACAGTTGAAGACTGTTTAAAAGAAATTGGTAGCGAAAACCGTTTTGCGCTTATCCACCTCGCCATCGCCCGGCTCAAACAGCACCGCAATGGCCTACCTTTTCTTGTCGAGGGCAAAAACAAAGAAGTAGTTATGACTTTGCGTGAGATAGCAGCCGGAAAAGTAACAGTTGAAAACATACGAAGTTTTGAAAAAATTCTTCACGAAGAAGACAAAGCCGAAAATACACAACCAGAAGCAGCTACCGTTTAA